A section of the Leptospira kobayashii genome encodes:
- a CDS encoding LamG domain-containing protein: MERSAFRFRIYFAIMKKIRIFRFYQSQCWFREIRLLFPVTLLYSVAFCQPLHFSNSGDFDSHEFYETQVLSCLLKGDYCNFKLTDNKSSKTESSSSPAIPLSPLVQYNFTNGSLLNSGSAVISLSSPEWAPVVTLGKDGDTSGAYLYTTNNQYFVTAGNGDSSLPMGANPRTFCAWINPSSLPANGFHHMVFRYGNTTTANASVLAISTATGSKVSFLGFGYDALADYTVPINTWSHLCATFNGGSTASLYVNGIFIASSSFSGTGPLNTTSGSFAIGTWTGSGGTAYYWRGALDDVRIYDVELSATQIGQIHSTGIAYK; encoded by the coding sequence TTGGAACGATCCGCCTTCCGGTTTCGGATATACTTCGCCATTATGAAAAAAATTCGAATCTTTCGATTTTACCAATCTCAGTGTTGGTTCAGAGAGATTAGGTTGTTATTTCCGGTTACCTTATTGTATTCGGTTGCTTTCTGCCAACCATTGCATTTTAGTAATTCCGGAGATTTTGACAGTCATGAGTTTTATGAAACGCAAGTGTTGAGTTGTTTGCTAAAAGGTGATTACTGTAATTTTAAACTAACAGATAATAAGTCATCGAAAACGGAAAGCAGTTCTTCACCTGCCATACCTCTTTCACCATTGGTGCAATATAATTTTACTAATGGTTCGCTGCTGAATTCAGGATCAGCGGTTATTTCTTTATCCTCTCCTGAGTGGGCACCAGTCGTGACTCTCGGCAAAGACGGCGACACTAGTGGCGCCTATCTTTACACCACCAATAACCAATACTTTGTAACTGCGGGAAACGGCGATTCCAGCTTACCTATGGGAGCAAATCCAAGAACCTTCTGTGCTTGGATCAATCCTTCATCGCTTCCTGCAAATGGCTTTCATCATATGGTCTTTCGTTATGGCAATACTACTACAGCTAATGCATCTGTATTGGCAATTTCAACAGCAACCGGAAGTAAAGTTTCTTTTTTAGGATTTGGTTACGATGCCCTTGCCGATTACACTGTACCGATTAACACCTGGTCGCATTTATGCGCTACATTCAACGGAGGTAGTACGGCGAGTCTCTATGTGAATGGAATCTTTATCGCGAGTTCGTCCTTTTCCGGTACGGGACCACTCAATACAACATCCGGATCATTCGCGATAGGAACTTGGACGGGAAGTGGAGGTACAGCATACTACTGGCGGGGAGCTCTCGATGATGTGCGTATTTATGATGTTGAATTAAGCGCCACACAAATCGGTCAGATCCATAGCACTGGAATTGCATATAAGTAA